The Meleagris gallopavo isolate NT-WF06-2002-E0010 breed Aviagen turkey brand Nicholas breeding stock chromosome 10, Turkey_5.1, whole genome shotgun sequence genome contains a region encoding:
- the MYOC gene encoding myocilin has translation DVSGAWSRGPQRAAPGGCEELQRAKERLEEEKGRLEREKEELGRRLESSAQEIARLRAARCPSGTGGVPGRDALRSASKASRWEPEPLSYQELKSERTELPASRLLEETALGRPRAEDSGCGELAWVGEPVVLGRADTIAGKYGVWMKDPEPVAPFTRETTWRVDTVGTEVRQLFQYEAAEQLARGYPAKVHVLPRPLESTGAVVYRGGLFFQPRRSRALARYDLRAEAISAERELPGAGYHGQYPYSWGGYTDIDLAVDETGLWVVYSTEKAKGAIVLSKLDPETLEIRRTWETNIRKQSVANSFIICGTLYTVSSYSAPNATVNFAYDTTTGTSRSLSIPFENRFQYLSMVDYNPAERRLFAWDSYNMVAYPVRLAHA, from the exons GATGTGAGCGGCGCGTGGTCGCGAGGCCCTCAGCGAGCGGCCCCGGGGGGGTGCGAGGAGCTGCAGCGGGCCAAGGAGCggctggaggaagagaaggggaggttggagagggagaaagaggagCTGGGCCGGCGACTGGAGAGCAGCGCCCAGGAGATCGCTCGGCTCAGGGCTGCCCGCTGCCCCTCCGGCACAGGTGGGGTGCCCGGCCGCGATGCACTGCGCTCTGCCAGCAAAG CCTCCAGGTGGGAGCCGGAGCCCCTCAGCTACCAGGAGCTGAAGTCGGAGAGGACGGAGCTCCCTGCATCTCGGCTGCTGGAGGAGACGGCGCTCGGCCGCCCGCGAGCCGAGGACTCGG GCTGTGGCGAGCTGGCGTGGGTGGGGGAGCCGGTGGTGCTGGGCCGGGCCGACACCATCGCCGGCAAATACGGTGTGTGGATGAAGGACCCCGAGCCCGTGGCACCCTTCACGCGGGAGACCACGTGGCGCGTGGATACGGTGGGCACGGAGGTGCGCCAGCTCTTCCAGTACGAGGCGGCCGAGCAGCTGGCCCGCGGCTACCCCGCCAAGGTGCACGTCCTGCCACGGCCCCTGGAGAGCACCGGGGCTGTCGTCTATCGTGGCGGGCTCTTCTTCCAGCCGCGCCGCTCCCGCGCGCTGGCCCGCTACGACCTGCGGGCTGAGGCCATCTCTGCCGAGCGGGAGCTGCCCGGTGCCGGCTACCATGGGCAGTACCCCTACTCGTGGGGCGGCTACACTGACATCGACCTGGCGGTGGATGAGACGGGGCTGTGGGTGGTGTACAGCACCGAGAAGGCCAAGGGAGCCATCGTCCTCTCCAAGCTGGACCCTGAGACGCTGGAGATCCGGCGCACCTGGGAGACCAACATCCGTAAGCAGTCGGTGGCCAACTCCTTCATCATCTGCGGGACTCTGTACACTGTCAGCAGCTACTCCGCGCCCAATGCCACCGTCAACTTTGCCTACGACACGACCACCGGCACCAGCCGCAGCCTGAGCATCCCCTTCGAGAACCGATTCCAGTACCTCAGCATGGTGGACTACAACCCAGCGGAGCGGCGGCTCTTCGCCTGGGATAGCTACAACATGGTGGCCTACCCTGTGCGCCTCGCCCACGCCTGA